Proteins from one Bos taurus isolate L1 Dominette 01449 registration number 42190680 breed Hereford chromosome 7, ARS-UCD2.0, whole genome shotgun sequence genomic window:
- the GRM6 gene encoding metabotropic glutamate receptor 6 has product MAGVPALLPLLLALAQAGVVGAAGSVRLAGGLTLGGLFPVHARGPAGRACGQLKKEQGVHRLEAMLYALDRVNADPELLPGVRLGARLLDTCSRDTYALEQALSFVQALIRGRDGEEAAVRCPGGVPPLRTAPPERVVAVVGASASSVSIMVANVLRLFAIPQISYASTAPELSDSTRYDFFSRVVPPDSYQAQAMVDIVRALGWNYVSTLASEGNYGESGVEAFVQISREAGGVCIAQSIKIPREPKPGEFNKVIKRLMETPNARGIIIFANEDDIRRVLEAARQANLTGHFLWVGSDSWGAKISPVLNLEDVAVGAITILPKRASIDGFDQYFMTRSLENNRRNIWFAEFWEENFNCKLTSSGTQSDDSTRKCTGEERIGRDSAYEQEGKVQFVIDAVYAIAHALHSMHQALCPGHTGLCPAMEPTDGRTLLQYIRAVRFNGSAGTPVMFNENGDAPGRYDIFQYQATNGSAGSGSYQAVGQWAETLRLDVEALQWSGDPREVPESLCSLPCGPGERKKMVKGVPCCWHCEACDGYRFQVDEFTCEACPGHMRPTRNHTGCRPTPVVRLSWSSPWAAPPLLLAVLGIMATTTVVATFVRHNNTPIVRASGRELSYVLLTGIFLIYAITFLMVAEPGAAVCATRRLFLGLGTSLSYSALLTKTNRIYRIFEQGKRSVTPPPFISPTSQLVITFSLTSVQVVGVLAWLGAQPPHSVIDYEEQRTVDPEQARGVLKCDMSDLSLIGCLGYSLLLMVTCTVYAIKARGVPETFNEAKPIGFTMYTTCIIWLAFVPIFFGTAQSAEKIYIQTTTLTVSLSLSASVSLGMLYVPKTYVILFHPEQNVQKRKRSLKTTSTVAAPPKGEDSEAPSSK; this is encoded by the exons ATGGCCGGGGTCCCGgcgctgctgccgctgctgctggcGCTGGCGCAGGCGGGAGTGGTGGGCGCCGCGGGCTCCGTGCGCTTGGCGGGCGGCCTCACGCTGGGCGGACTGTTCCCGGTGCACGCTCGCGGCCCGGCGGGCAGGGCGTGCGGGCAACTGAAGAAGGAGCAGGGCGTGCACCGGCTCGAGGCCATGCTGTACGCCCTGGATCGCGTGAACGCCGACCCCGAGCTGCTGCCCGGGGTGCGCCTGGGCGCCAGGCTGCTGGACACCTGCTCGCGGGACACGTACGCGCTGGAGCAGGCGCTGAGCTTCGTGCAGGCGCTGATCCGCGGCCGCGACGGCGAAGAGGCTGCCGTGCGCTGCCCCGGCGGGGTGCCCCCGCTGCGCACCGCGCCCCCGGAGCGCGTGGTGGCTGTCGTGGGCGCCTCGGCCAGCTCTGTCTCCATCATGGTCGCCAACGTGCTGCGCCTATTCGCG ATCCCCCAGATCAGCTACGCTTCCACGGCCCCTGAGCTCAGCGACTCCACACGCTATGACTTCTTCTCCCGCGTGGTGCCTCCTGACTCCTACCAGGCCCAGGCCATGGTGGACATAGTGCGGGCATTGGGATGGAACTACGTGTCCACGCTGGCCTCTGAGGGCAACTATGGCGAGAGTGGGGTTGAGGCTTTTGTGCAGATCTCTCGAGAGGCTG GGGGGGTCTGTATTGCCCAGTCCATCAAGATTCCCAGGGAACCAAAACCAGGAGAATTCAATAAAGTGATCAAGAGACTCATGGAGACACCGAACGCCCGGGGCATCATCATCTTCGCCAACGAGGATGACATCAG GAGGGTTCTGGAGGCTGCACGCCAGGCCAACCTGACTGGCCACTTCCTGTGGGTTGGCTCAGACAGCTGGGGAGCCAAGATCTCACCTGTCCTGAACCTGGAAGATGTGGCCGTGGGAGCTATCACCATCCTGCCCAAAAGGGCCTCCATTGATG gATTTGACCAGTACTTCATGACTCGATCCTTGGAGAACAACCGCCGAAACATCTGGTTTGCTGAGTTCTGGGAAGAGAATTTTAACTGCAAACTGACTAGCTCAGGTACCCAGTCTGACGATTCCACTCGCAAATGCACAG GTGAGGAACGCATCGGCCGGGACTCTGCCTACGAGCAGGAAGGGAAGGTGCAGTTTGTGATTGATGCTGTGTACGCCATTGCCCATGCCCTCCACAGCAtgcaccaggctctctgtcccggGCACACAGGCCTGTGCCCAGCAATGGAGCCCACTGATGGTCGGACACTGCTGCAGTATATTCGAGCCGTGCGTTTCAATG GCAGCGCAGGAACCCCTGTGATGTTCAATGAGAATGGGGACGCGCCTGGGCGATATGACATCTTCCAGTACCAGGCGACCAATGGCAGTGCAGGCAGTGGCAGCTACCAGGCGGTGGGCCAGTGGGCGGAGACCCTCAGGCTGGAT GTGGAAGCACTGCAGTGGTCAGGAGACCCCAGAGAGGTGCCCGAGTCTCTGTGCAGCCTCCCCTGTGGGCCGGGGGAGCGGAAAAAGATGGTGAAGGGCGTCCCCTGCTGTTGGCACTGCGAGGCCTGCGACGGGTACCGCTTCCAGGTGGACGAGTTCACTTGCGAGGCCTGCCCAGGGCACATGAGGCCCACGCGCAACCACACGGGCTGCCGCCCCACGCCGGTGGTCCGCCTCTCCTGGTCCTCGCCCTGGGCGGCCCCGCCCCTCCTCTTGGCCGTGCTGGGCATCATGGCCACCACCACGGTGGTGGCCACCTTTGTGCGGCACAACAACACACCCATCGTCCGCGCCTCTGGCCGTGAGCTCAGCTACGTCCTCCTCACCGGCATCTTCCTCATCTATGCCATCACCTTCCTCATGGTGGCTGAGCCCGGAGCGGCCGTCTGCGCCACCCGCAGACTCTTCCTCGGCCTTGGCACCTCCCTCAGCTACTCGGCCCTGCTCACCAAGACCAACCGCATCTACCGCATCTTTGAGCAAGGGAAGCGCTCCGTCACGCCTCCGCCTTTCATCAGCCCCACTTCGCAGCTCGTCATCACCTTCAGCCTCACTTCCGTGCAG GTGGTCGGAGTGTTGGCCTGGCTGGGGGCCCAGCCCCCGCACAGTGTGATTGACTACGAAGAGCAGCGGACGGTGGACCCAGAACAGGCCAGAGGCGTGCTCAAGTGCGACATGTCCGATCTGTCCCTCATTGGTTGCCTGGGCTACAGCCTCTTGCTCATGGTCACATGCACGGTGTATGCCATCAAGGCTCGTGGCGTGCCCGAGACCTTCAACGAGGCCAAGCCCATTGGCTTCACCATGTACACCACCTGTATCATCTGGCTGGCTTTTGTGCCTATCTTCTTTGGCACTGCCCAATCTGCTGAAAAG ATCTACATCCAAACCACGACACTGACTGTGTCCTTAAGCCTGAGCGCGTCCGTGTCCCTCGGCATGCTCTATGTACCCAAGACCTACGTCATCCTCTTCCACCCGGAGCAGAACGTGCAGAAGCGGAAACGGAGCCTCAAGACGACCTCCACAGTGGCAGCCCCACCCAAGGGTGAGGACTCAGAGGCCCCAAGTAGCAAGTAG